From Ignisphaera aggregans DSM 17230, the proteins below share one genomic window:
- a CDS encoding Amidophosphoribosyltransferase (COGs: COG0034 Glutamine phosphoribosylpyrophosphate amidotransferase~InterPro IPR000836~KEGG: dka:DKAM_0524 amidophosphoribosyltransferase (ATase)~PFAM: phosphoribosyltransferase~PRIAM: Amidophosphoribosyltransferase~SPTR: B8D419 Amidophosphoribosyltransferase (ATASE)~PFAM: Phosphoribosyl transferase domain~TIGRFAM: amidophosphoribosyltransferase), translated as MTGLLAIYAFDDLWDITNYLRYGSMALQHRGFEKGITCYPKDNTIRCIEFTSLDIFDHKLNTSVGIVALYNENNIYIGKASSSGTEVVVLADRTYSELDVVANNIAKLLTEHPSGDIVNTLSSIFNNPDIPTFIALTNRGEVIVWRSGMGLTPLVLGGYGFDMAIVASESVAIDILGAEYRKDFDLGEGAYISRYIFKVFKLKVSEDSAICAFELLYLARPDSIVGGVSVYHFRKRLGEELASRFDKSIDIVVGVPETSYPYALGFSQRLGKPLELALVPTGSRQRSMLKVDPMDKIIAIHLKMNPIKSALEGKKIALVDDSMVTGATIKTVSQLLRFGVGVEEIHLVIASPPLISNCPYRVFNLDVEKLIAANLSSTLMVKYLDVDSISWIDHETMDKIARDFRIRLCGKCFGRNFFGG; from the coding sequence ATGACGGGATTGTTAGCTATATATGCATTTGATGATCTTTGGGATATAACAAACTACCTTAGATATGGATCTATGGCGCTACAGCATAGAGGCTTTGAAAAAGGTATTACTTGTTATCCAAAGGACAACACCATTAGATGTATAGAGTTTACCTCTCTAGATATATTCGACCATAAGCTAAATACATCTGTAGGTATCGTGGCTCTGTATAACGAAAACAATATTTATATTGGTAAAGCATCTAGCAGTGGTACTGAGGTTGTTGTTCTTGCTGATAGAACATATAGCGAATTAGATGTTGTTGCAAATAATATCGCCAAGCTATTAACAGAGCATCCCAGCGGCGATATAGTTAACACTCTTTCATCTATATTTAATAATCCCGATATCCCAACGTTTATTGCTTTAACGAATAGGGGAGAGGTTATTGTGTGGAGAAGTGGTATGGGACTTACACCACTTGTTTTAGGTGGCTATGGATTTGATATGGCTATAGTGGCTTCAGAGAGTGTTGCTATAGATATTCTTGGTGCTGAATATAGAAAAGATTTTGATTTGGGTGAAGGGGCATATATATCTAGGTACATATTCAAGGTATTCAAATTAAAGGTTTCTGAAGATAGTGCTATTTGTGCATTTGAATTACTCTATCTAGCAAGACCTGACTCTATAGTTGGAGGTGTGAGTGTTTATCATTTCAGAAAGAGGCTGGGGGAGGAACTTGCATCGAGATTTGACAAATCTATTGATATTGTTGTAGGTGTGCCAGAAACATCTTATCCATATGCATTAGGTTTTTCCCAAAGACTTGGAAAACCATTGGAACTAGCACTTGTGCCTACAGGTTCTAGACAAAGGTCTATGCTTAAGGTAGATCCTATGGATAAGATCATAGCCATCCACCTAAAGATGAACCCCATTAAATCTGCTCTAGAGGGTAAGAAGATAGCTCTTGTCGATGATAGTATGGTCACAGGAGCAACTATAAAGACTGTTTCACAGTTGTTAAGATTTGGTGTAGGTGTTGAAGAGATACATCTGGTTATAGCAAGTCCTCCACTAATATCGAATTGTCCCTATAGAGTGTTTAACCTAGATGTTGAGAAACTTATTGCTGCTAACCTTAGCAGTACTCTCATGGTTAAGTATCTAGATGTTGATAGCATTTCATGGATAGACCACGAGACTATGGATAAAATTGCAAGAGATTTTAGAATTAGGTTATGCGGAAAATGTTTTGGTAGGAATTTCTTTGGTGGATAA
- a CDS encoding phosphoribosylamine/glycine ligase (COGs: COG0151 Phosphoribosylamine-glycine ligase~InterProIPR003806:IPR020560:IPR020562:IPR020561:IPR 011761:IPR000115~KEGG: dka:DKAM_0525 phosphoribosylamine--glycine ligase~PFAM: Phosphoribosylglycinamide synthetase, ATP-grasp (A) domain; Phosphoribosylglycinamide synthetase, N-domain; Phosphoribosylglycinamide synthetase, C-domain; protein of unknown function DUF201~PRIAM: Phosphoribosylamine--glycine ligase~SPTR: B8D420 Phosphoribosylamine--glycine ligase~TIGRFAM: phosphoribosylamine/glycine ligase~PFAM: Phosphoribosylglycinamide synthetase, N domain; Phosphoribosylglycinamide synthetase, ATP-grasp (A) domain; Phosphoribosylglycinamide synthetase, C domain~TIGRFAM: phosphoribosylamine--glycine ligase) — protein MKVLLVGSGGREHALATMIRYSAIKPKLYVVSDYLNPGLYRESEESGGRLYVANTSNPYEVLKIVEEVSPDLIVIGPEEPQFAGVADVLREKGFTVFGAGARCAEIEKSKVFARTLMWKYSIPGRLFFKAFRDVDEARTFIEYAGDVVIKPARQAGGKGVKVLRDTKAYLSRDVGEVKKSYIDILHRHMEEYKDIDYRILVEQRVEGVEYTVQVVTDGSTALPLPVIQDHPHAYEFDVGPETGGMGSIMGPGWTLPFITSDEYRKSIEIVEEVLRALQKEVGDQYRGAFAGQMMLTGLWGPTIIEFYSRFGDPEISNLVPVVESDFLEILDRAAEGRLAGVKLSIDEEKVVIVKAIAPAGYPDSKKLASGHPIAIDDRGIREKGCIPLYASIEMSSNGVFYTKGSRVIEIVCSGNSYEDAYRRSEEAVRYVQTLDGWPLFYRSDIGSQKLLEYRSRVAERVRRVYLSRARRGLLGEAMVWIPGQGILSNPLLSPIKVGGL, from the coding sequence ATGAAGGTTCTACTTGTTGGATCCGGTGGAAGGGAGCACGCTTTAGCTACAATGATTAGATACAGTGCTATTAAGCCAAAACTCTATGTCGTTTCAGACTATCTGAATCCAGGGCTATATAGAGAGTCTGAGGAGAGTGGAGGGAGATTATATGTAGCAAATACCTCCAATCCATATGAAGTGTTGAAAATTGTAGAAGAGGTTTCACCTGACCTCATAGTTATAGGGCCTGAAGAACCACAGTTTGCTGGGGTTGCAGATGTTTTGAGGGAAAAAGGATTTACGGTATTTGGAGCTGGAGCAAGGTGTGCAGAGATTGAGAAGAGTAAGGTTTTTGCAAGAACACTTATGTGGAAATACTCTATACCTGGGAGACTGTTTTTCAAAGCCTTTAGAGATGTTGATGAGGCTAGAACATTTATTGAATATGCAGGTGATGTTGTTATAAAACCTGCTAGACAGGCTGGTGGTAAGGGTGTAAAGGTTCTTAGAGATACAAAGGCATATCTATCTAGAGATGTTGGTGAGGTTAAGAAGAGCTATATAGATATTTTGCATAGACATATGGAGGAATACAAAGATATAGACTATAGAATTCTAGTTGAGCAGAGGGTTGAGGGTGTAGAGTATACAGTACAAGTGGTTACAGATGGTTCTACAGCTCTACCCCTACCCGTAATACAGGATCATCCACATGCATATGAATTTGATGTAGGTCCTGAGACAGGTGGTATGGGGAGCATAATGGGTCCTGGATGGACTTTACCCTTCATAACATCTGATGAGTATAGAAAGAGTATAGAGATTGTTGAAGAGGTTCTTAGAGCTCTTCAGAAAGAGGTTGGAGATCAGTATCGTGGTGCTTTTGCAGGACAGATGATGTTGACGGGTCTATGGGGACCGACAATAATAGAGTTCTATAGTAGGTTTGGAGATCCGGAGATATCTAATCTTGTCCCTGTTGTTGAAAGTGATTTTCTCGAAATTCTAGATAGGGCTGCTGAGGGTAGGCTTGCAGGGGTGAAGCTTTCTATAGATGAGGAGAAGGTTGTTATTGTAAAAGCAATTGCACCTGCTGGTTATCCAGATAGCAAGAAGCTTGCATCTGGTCATCCAATAGCTATAGATGATAGAGGTATTAGGGAGAAAGGCTGTATACCACTCTATGCAAGTATTGAGATGTCTAGCAATGGTGTTTTCTATACAAAGGGTTCTAGGGTTATAGAAATTGTGTGTAGTGGTAATAGCTATGAGGATGCATATAGAAGATCTGAGGAAGCTGTTAGATATGTTCAGACACTAGATGGATGGCCATTGTTCTACAGGAGTGATATAGGTTCACAGAAGCTTCTTGAGTATAGATCTAGAGTTGCTGAGAGGGTTAGAAGGGTATATCTGTCTAGAGCTAGGAGGGGTTTGTTGGGCGAGGCCATGGTATGGATACCTGGGCAGGGGATTTTGTCAAACCCCTTGTTATCACCTATAAAGGTGGGTGGTCTATGA
- a CDS encoding Phosphoribosylaminoimidazole carboxylase (COGs: COG0027 Formate-dependent phosphoribosylglycinamide formyltransferase (GAR transformylase)~InterPro IPR003135:IPR011761~KEGG: dka:DKAM_0526 phosphoribosylglycinamide formyltransferase 2~PFAM: ATP-dependent carboxylate-amine ligase domain protein ATP-grasp~PRIAM: Phosphoribosylaminoimidazole carboxylase~SPTR: B8D421 Phosphoribosylglycinamide formyltransferase 2~PFAM: ATP-grasp domain~TIGRFAM: phosphoribosylglycinamide formyltransferase 2): protein MNRREYLSTPMFEGSIKIMLLGSGELGKEVAIEAQRLGLEVIAVDRYEWAPAMHVAHRRYVIDMLNPNALKAVVRKEKPDVIIPEIEAIAVDALEELESEGFYVVPNARAVKIAMNRIELRKFAAEVLGLPTTRYRFAENPDEAVEACEEVGIPCLIKPEMSSSGHGHAKVLDPSPKVIREAYEYAVSHARGRSRRVIVEEFVQLETEFTVLSYRYVADNGVVTETCEPVEHWRYGEYHYIESWQPSSKPMDILNKAREIGIRVANGLGGFGIFGVEIFLTKDGRVLFSEVAPRPHDTGMVTMVSQELSEFAIHVRAAIGLPVPKPKVISPGASLAIYVDKDGIWAPKVYGVYNALKIPGVDIRIFGKPFTYKGRRMAVLLARGSTVEEALEKVRNASKYTFVG, encoded by the coding sequence ATGAATAGAAGGGAATATCTATCTACCCCAATGTTTGAAGGATCTATAAAGATCATGTTACTTGGAAGCGGTGAACTTGGTAAGGAAGTTGCTATAGAGGCACAGAGACTTGGTTTAGAGGTTATAGCTGTAGATAGATATGAATGGGCTCCAGCTATGCATGTTGCCCATAGGAGATATGTTATAGATATGCTTAATCCAAATGCTCTTAAAGCTGTTGTAAGAAAAGAGAAACCTGATGTTATAATACCTGAGATAGAGGCTATAGCTGTAGATGCTCTTGAGGAGCTAGAGTCTGAGGGATTCTATGTTGTTCCAAACGCTAGAGCTGTTAAGATAGCTATGAATAGGATAGAGCTTAGAAAATTTGCTGCTGAGGTACTAGGACTTCCAACAACTAGATATAGATTTGCTGAAAATCCTGATGAAGCTGTTGAGGCATGTGAGGAAGTCGGCATACCATGTCTTATAAAGCCTGAGATGAGTAGTAGTGGACATGGGCATGCAAAGGTATTGGATCCATCGCCAAAGGTTATAAGGGAAGCTTATGAATATGCTGTCTCACATGCTAGGGGAAGGAGTAGGAGGGTAATTGTAGAGGAGTTTGTGCAGCTAGAAACAGAATTCACAGTGCTGTCATATAGATATGTAGCAGATAATGGTGTTGTTACAGAGACATGTGAACCTGTAGAGCATTGGAGATATGGAGAGTATCACTATATAGAGTCTTGGCAACCATCATCAAAACCTATGGATATACTAAATAAAGCTAGGGAGATTGGAATAAGGGTTGCAAATGGTCTTGGAGGTTTTGGTATATTTGGTGTAGAGATATTTCTTACAAAAGATGGTAGAGTTCTATTTAGTGAAGTTGCTCCAAGACCACATGATACAGGTATGGTTACGATGGTTAGTCAAGAGCTTAGCGAATTTGCTATACATGTAAGAGCTGCTATAGGTCTACCAGTTCCAAAGCCTAAAGTAATATCTCCAGGGGCCAGTCTCGCTATATATGTTGATAAAGATGGTATATGGGCTCCAAAGGTATATGGGGTATACAATGCATTGAAGATACCTGGTGTAGATATTAGAATATTTGGAAAGCCGTTTACATATAAAGGTAGGAGGATGGCTGTATTGCTAGCTAGAGGATCAACAGTTGAGGAAGCTCTTGAGAAAGTTAGAAATGCCTCTAAATACACTTTTGTGGGGTGA
- a CDS encoding 5-(carboxyamino)imidazole ribonucleotide mutase (COGs: COG0041 Phosphoribosylcarboxyaminoimidazole (NCAIR) mutase~InterPro IPR000031~KEGG: dka:DKAM_0527 phosphoribosylaminoimidazole carboxylase~PFAM: 1-(5-phosphoribosyl)-5-amino-4-imidazole-carboxylate (AIR) carboxylase~PRIAM: Phosphoribosylaminoimidazole carboxylase~SPTR: B8D422 Phosphoribosylaminoimidazole carboxylase~PFAM: AIR carboxylase~TIGRFAM: phosphoribosylaminoimidazole carboxylase, PurE protein) — MPCKGKVAIIVGSQRDLPHAEKAAAVLKEHGIEYEIKVLSAHRNPKELEEYINVADVDLFIAMAGLAAHLPGFIASRTQKPVIGVPLNVALGGLDALLSIVQMPRGVPVATVGIDNAENAAYLAIRILRLCMEK, encoded by the coding sequence ATGCCCTGTAAAGGTAAAGTAGCTATAATTGTTGGGAGTCAGAGAGATCTTCCCCATGCAGAAAAAGCGGCAGCTGTGTTAAAAGAACATGGAATTGAATATGAGATAAAGGTTTTGAGTGCACATAGAAATCCGAAGGAGCTTGAGGAATACATAAATGTAGCAGATGTAGATCTATTCATAGCTATGGCTGGTCTAGCAGCACATCTACCAGGCTTTATAGCGTCAAGAACACAGAAGCCTGTTATAGGAGTTCCACTAAATGTGGCTCTAGGAGGATTGGATGCCCTCTTGAGTATTGTTCAAATGCCTAGAGGAGTACCTGTAGCAACTGTAGGTATAGACAATGCTGAAAATGCTGCATATCTAGCTATCAGAATTCTAAGACTCTGTATGGAGAAATAG